From the genome of Henningerozyma blattae CBS 6284 chromosome 8, complete genome:
tctGTTTAATAGCTCCTGATTGTGGATTGAAAcaaatttcatatttataattatcaaCGATACTTGTGATACAATTATTGTTTGGTAAATTTTCCTTTGACATCAATTGATtcaattctattaaaaCCAATTGATCAGCATCATTGTTTAATAGTTCTGATTCGATTTCTCTTAAACGATCTAATTGAATCCTTTTCtcatttatttgattttcaatttctttaatttccaATTCGTTTGCAGTAATTTCCTtacttaatttttctagttgaaatttatcattagatTTTGTTAAGCCactattaaatttattaaataaccaattaattttatttttaacgGTATAATATAAgtgataaataatttgacCGTTGGAATCGAAGCTTGATTgcatattttcattttcattaataatacctTCGTTTAAAATTTGTGGTATAactttatataaaaattgtttacaattttctaattgatCTTTAAAGTCGTTggataattcaatttctttattaaattgcTCCATGGGGTataaatccaaatattttttatatgaATCTACAGCTTCAATGACTCCTGaatcttgaaaatttaCGTTGtaattatctttaatatcttcCATGATATTTCTAAACTTAGTTAAATAAGGTAATACTTTAGaagtatatttaaatttagaatcAATTAGAATGGGGACAAAATTTGCCTTCccctttaaatattttgcatCATGAGCTTTCTCCAATGTATCTGGCGAATTAATCATTTGTGgtatttctaaattataataatccaACATTTGacttaataattctttatcattaataggATCGACAATCAAATCTTGGAAATCTTTATTActtcttgtaattttaatgaatttgaaaacattttcattaactACTTTATCATTTAAGGATTTAGAATACGAATGTGATAATTCATCAAGAATTTcgaataaatttttataagaTTGATCAAATTTGgctaattcattaaaatatttgatcaaatcttctttaattaaagaaatgttgaaattcttattattttcataattGTAAAAGATTGGATTActctttttcaaaatatcttgataattttgTCTTTGttcaatgatttttttgtcAAGTAATTCTAAATTTCTTTCATGCGATGGAATGTCCATTAACAGTTGATTAATAGTTGACTGACTTGTATTTAATTCTATCAATGGTGATAtaacattattatcatccaataattttttcaatttattaatccCAGATTTATAATTCgcattttcttttgaagaGATAGAATTATAAATCTCATTCAATTCATCACAAGTTGAACCTGTATACGACACATGAGATGAACTCAACAATTCATCTGAACAATCACAACAATCACAAACACCATCACCTACTTTATCGTTTGAGATGTACCTTGGAATGAATCCAATATTTTCACAATAAAATAGACTTGAGTTTTCTGTACAGGATCCAGTGCCTGGTTCATCTGATCCATCAGGACAATCACAAATCCCATCATTGATTTGAGACGGTAGAATCTCGATTGACTGGTCACCAAGACAATTCCATTTACCATGTTCGTTTAACTCGACATATAAGTGCTGATCTTCAGGAAAAACCCCTATAACTTTACTTTCTGGAACTTGTGAATCTATTTGAGCCCTTATTGTGTTTACCAACAGAAGTGGTAGCCCTGTACCAAGCAAATTTGTTGTTTTCATTAATGAATGATTGTGCTTTGCAGTTTTATGGCCTGAAAAAAACGCTTCTAAACTAAATATACTATTATCTGAAATTATACTTATATTGTAcatgatatatatatatatatatatactgtTTTTATTTGGCAAATCTCAAAACATTCCTGAAATTCTCCGTAACATAACCCTAGGTCTCTAAATACGTAAGCCCTGAAATCTGGTGTAACCCCGGGAAAATTTCTATCTCTTTCAGTTTCCCTTTTAGGTAGGGTCAACACGGAACTGAAGTAGGTAAacctaataatataaagCAAAAAGAAGACAGTTCATTGTTGGATATATGAGAATAATAGtaattgatgataaaaatattattaatataaatcaaGTATTACAACATCaaacattttaaaatcaatcacaatttaacaaatttatcaatcCAATATATGAACTTGGAATTCAATCAGACTAGAGTGGAAAACACTGCTAAAGATATGGCTGGTACAAGAATCCCATTGGAACGGACGGTATCGACACCTGTGTGTACTcgaagaaataataatactagtGCAATGGCTACAAGAACTGCTAGAAATAAGTTGTTGTTACCAGGTGTACATCCACAGATGTTGATGAGAGCTCCTTATCAGAGTGGGAATTTACTTTATAATAAGAGAAATGGTATTTCGATGAGGTTATCATCATTAGATGTTTTATTAGCTCGTCCAAACTCTAGAGTTTCTTCTCTAACACAACATGCAATACTCCCCACTACACAACATATGAGTTCAATCAAAGAAGATGTGACTAACACAACCAAAAATATCCCACGACATTCTCCGATGTTAAATATCCCTATTCATACCTCTACTGATGATATATTGTCACTTTCACTCTCACCTTCTACAAATTCGAACTCCAACTCTGtattttctaatgaatCCCCAAACTCGTCCATAGAAGATCTACATTTgcatttgaatttggatCCGTTAAACATTCAAAAGACTAGACAGAAACAAACAAAGATAACAACTCCTACATCGGTATCGGAGAAGGCAGCATTATTTGAGAGATTGATATCTCAAGTGGATTCTTCTCCAACTTTAGATACACCTACTATATCAACAAATCTTTCATcggtaaaaaaaaagtgtcTCAACGATATTTAAGTGAAATCCAAAAGATGAATTCTACACAACCTCATCCTAATGTAATAAGACAAGCATCTACGATAACCACAAGTCTTTCATCGGAATTAGATGATATGAATTTAGATAATACTTCAATTGAATTCGATATGGATTCCATTAGTGATACAAATTCAATCTCACAATTAGAAACACAACTTACGAGCCCCAGGAAATATAGAAAATCCAAACTACAAGCAGTTGTGGTGGAAGACAATAAGATCACGTATCAAAAGATTAAGCTGTAACAAAATATAGAGACACATATACCCTCACCTCATTGCAATTCACTAaacattactttttttttttaaatttaatatgcATTAGTAActatttacttttttttttttttgtctctCTGTTTAAAGCAAAATCTTTACTTTAGTTCacgttatatatatatatatcttatGGTAATATGTATGCTTAACTATTATTGATATCTATCTATCTATCTATCTgtctatttattttataatttgattatttcaataacaGTTGACTATTATAATGATTATACACGGCGCTATCATATGCATTCgctatatttttcttataatactagaaatgaaaaaaaattaagatgCGTTCCtacattaaataaaatatatcatacataaaaaaaacaacaacatcattattatccataataataacttatGGCAGCAAATCAATCATGCCTGCTACTCCGACTAGACCCACTGCTATTACTACGAAATTACAAACGCCCAGCAAATCAGGAAGTATTACGCCAAGAAGAACTGTGAATTCTTCATTGAATTCTGCAGCATCTTCTGCTTCCAATTTACAAAGCATGGCAAGTAATACCCCTTTAAACTCATTTAATTCAAGGTTATTTTGGCCTGACATGATAACTTTACCTGAAAATAAATGGTGCTTTGACGTagataatatcattaatcGTTTAAAGGATTCAGAGTCACAatctttatcaattaaaaaaaatatggaaaaatgcttaatatatttttataatatgaagaaaaaattaaaattatttgatcaTACTTATACAGCCTCAtgcattttatttttcagatATTGGTATGTTTATAATTTACCTCCAAACATTATTGATTGTATTCATTTATCACAAGCTATTTTAGTTACTGCATGTAAGACAATGGAAAATAACAGGCCTGCAGAATCTTATGTTAATTCAACTTGTGAATTTATTGCTAAGGACATTTATAATGGATCCAATGTTAATATAGATAAATTGAAATGGGAAACAAAGGATAGATTagttaataatgaaaaaaaaatattatgtcaatttggatttgacttaaatttagataatccaaaggaaattattgaagaaatttttaatggaTTTTATAGATTTAATAGAGATTTTACATTAACTGatgatttcaaaaaaatatttcctAAAATTATCCAAGAAGCCagaaattttatcattcaAGCAATAACTCAACCTATATCTCTATTATTCGATGGCTATACATTTATTGTAATATCTTTGATATATTGTGGATTGCAAtataaaactttaattgataaggatttcaaatttccaaaaaatttctttaagGATAGatttccaataattttgCACTCAatagattttgaaaaaaaattccaagattataaattaattgaagaaactttttttgatttgaaaagtaataaaaaagataaactAAGCATTAAGAAAGAGGATATCGAAAGTCTTTTacaagaagatgatgatttagaaGAGGACTCATCCGAACAAAATCCAAAAGATGATCCTTATTCTTatgaaaagattaaatcAGGTATAGTTaaacaagaattattagatcATACCCAAGAAAGGTTGAACCAAATGTTGcaaaatacaataaatgaaagcaaaaaaagaacGAGAAATGAACCTTTTGctgaaaatgatttattagCAAATAAAGACATTAAGAGGACAAAGATATAATGCTGAGCCTGTTTATCaagtaattattattattattctatccaaatgaattttttttaaattttgctAAAGAAAAACTTTTCCCCAAAAAGATCTAATTTTTCCGtaaatttgtaataataatggaaaattaaatattgattaCTTTGTGTCACTAATAactttagaaaatgaattttgaGATCGAAtcatgaaaataaaaacaaaaatatttattttaactGAATATTGACCTTTGATGACCCTTACTTTTATGAGTTTTATTTATGGTAAATTatgaattttcaaataatttattgaatactagcaattcttaaatatacctgaataataatgacaGTAATTCAGAATATTAATTACTCAAATTTGAATACCGGAACTTTAAGACTACAAAAATCTGCGAAGAAGGGTGCCAGACTATGTATAATGGTATTGGGTGATAATGGTACTGGGAAATcaacttttttaaataatttatgtAATGAAAACATATTTCCAACCGTAAGACAAgtcaattatttaaatacattaaatgatttagaaattgatgaaaaaaagtatGAACCAATTACTGAAACTATTGAAATTGTTGAAGAGGAAAACACTAAAAAGATAACAATTACATTAGATGTTGTGTTATTCCCATATGCAGGTTATATGGTGGATAATTCTATGGCGCCAGgcttaattaaaaattatctgGATGAACAATTCTACAAATTTCTAAAAGaggaaaaaagaattaatcgtaagaaatctttaaatgatACAAGACCACAtgtttgtatttattttttaagagCAACTTCAAGGGGtttaaatgaatatgaTATTAAATGCATGCAAgaaatttgtaataaagTAAATATCATTCCAATTATTAGTAAAGCTGATACTTTAActgaagatgaattaagtttaaataaaaaattgattatgGACgacattaaaaaaaataatattaatatttttgatttccAAGATGATTCATTGGAAGGTACATTGATCGAAATTGATAAGAAGGAAATTTCCATAACTGGTGAATACATTTATCCAAGtactttaataaatgatcTGTTACCGTTTGCAATCATTTGTGGCAATCAAATTAtcaaagatgaaaataataatttaatacatATCAGAAAGTATCCATGGGGTCAGGTGGTAATTGAAGATCGATCCATTTCAGAGtatgtattatttaaaggGATATTATTAGGGTCACATTTACAAGATTTTAAGGACACAACGATTAATATTCTATATGAAACATACAGAAccaataaattattacaagAAGGTACAGATGGTGAATTTATCGAAAACCCTGAATTACCGTTACCAATTTTAACTAAGAATAGCATCTCTGGATCACAGTCACTTTCCAGATCAGCATCTAGGCCACAATCGAGTAGGTCAAGGTCACACCCAAGATCAGAGGGTAACACTGACTCATATCAAGGTAATGCAACTAATGATACGGAAACAGTTAAAGATTTAGAGGAACAAAACAAGCTATACCAGATGAGAATTGAGGAGCTTGAGAAAAAGCTAAAAGAATCTGCAAAATTAGGAATTTAACGATCAAAACTTTGTTTTAATGTTACCTTTTTCTCTTTATTagttattaataatatgattttCAATGGATTTTTATGCatagtataatatatatacgaagaaattgaatattcttATCATATTGGATGGCTCATTATTTAACTAGTATATTATTGCGCATAACCCCAAATGTAGTGTGCCGTTATTTCATTAGTTAATGGCTTGCTATAATTGTATGTTTTTACCTTTTTATACTGAAAAACAAAGTCCAAACTAAGTTACTTTGCTTAGAAATGtagaatataatttaactGTTTTTCGTGTCGATACAGTTAGGTTATCTTTGGTATAtaattagataataattaatagcgtaatttaacaaaaaaatttattatcaattattggATTGGTGTTACAAAATTTAGTGGAGTTagcttttttttgttgagGATTTCTCTacaatttataattttgaaaagaaaaatgatatttcaaCGAAAGCCgctaaataaaaaactagttaagtaaaaaatatcagTGCCTATATTAAAAG
Proteins encoded in this window:
- the GTB1 gene encoding Gtb1p (similar to Saccharomyces cerevisiae GTB1 (YDR221W); ancestral locus Anc_8.431) → MKTTNLLGTGLPLLLVNTIRAQIDSQVPESKVIGVFPEDQHLYVELNEHGKWNCLGDQSIEILPSQINDGICDCPDGSDEPGTGSCTENSSLFYCENIGFIPRYISNDKVGDGVCDCCDCSDELLSSSHVSYTGSTCDELNEIYNSISSKENANYKSGINKLKKLLDDNNVISPLIELNTSQSTINQLLMDIPSHERNLELLDKKIIEQRQNYQDILKKSNPIFYNYENNKNFNISLIKEDLIKYFNELAKFDQSYKNLFEILDELSHSYSKSLNDKVVNENVFKFIKITRSNKDFQDLIVDPINDKELLSQMLDYYNLEIPQMINSPDTLEKAHDAKYLKGKANFVPILIDSKFKYTSKVLPYLTKFRNIMEDIKDNYNVNFQDSGVIEAVDSYKKYLDLYPMEQFNKEIELSNDFKDQLENCKQFLYKVIPQILNEGIINENENMQSSFDSNGQIIYHLYYTVKNKINWLFNKFNSGLTKSNDKFQLEKLSKEITANELEIKEIENQINEKRIQLDRLREIESELLNNDADQLVLIELNQLMSKENLPNNNCITSIVDNYKYEICFNPQSGAIKQIENKLHGNTVNIGYFSKLYIQDSMERKEKFVNYLRLKYATTNDNGNDFIHHLINESKIIGEQDYLFGSLDSLNNGLTITYQSGDKCWNGPQRSAQVIFTCSDEFQLKSVQETTKCHYVFDVTGPFGCKIDV
- the TBLA0H00620 gene encoding uncharacterized protein codes for the protein MNLEFNQTRVENTAKDMAGTRIPLERTVSTPVCTRRNNNTSAMATRTARNKLLLPGVHPQMLMRAPYQSGNLLYNKRNGISMRLSSLDVLLARPNSRVSSLTQHAILPTTQHMSSIKEDVTNTTKNIPRHSPMLNIPIHTSTDDILSLSLSPSTNSNSNSVFSNESPNSSIEDLHLHLNLDPLNIQKTRQKQTKITTPTSVSEKAALFERLISQVDSSPTLDTPTISTNLSSVKKKCLNDI
- the BUR2 gene encoding Bur2p (similar to Saccharomyces cerevisiae BUR2 (YLR226W); ancestral locus Anc_8.429), whose product is MPATPTRPTAITTKLQTPSKSGSITPRRTVNSSLNSAASSASNLQSMASNTPLNSFNSRLFWPDMITLPENKWCFDVDNIINRLKDSESQSLSIKKNMEKCLIYFYNMKKKLKLFDHTYTASCILFFRYWYVYNLPPNIIDCIHLSQAILVTACKTMENNRPAESYVNSTCEFIAKDIYNGSNVNIDKLKWETKDRLVNNEKKILCQFGFDLNLDNPKEIIEEIFNGFYRFNRDFTLTDDFKKIFPKIIQEARNFIIQAITQPISLLFDGYTFIVISLIYCGLQYKTLIDKDFKFPKNFFKDRFPIILHSIDFEKKFQDYKLIEETFFDLKSNKKDKLSIKKEDIESLLQEDDDLEEDSSEQNPKDDPYSYEKIKSGIVKQELLDHTQERLNQMLQNTINESKKRTRNEPFAENDLLANKDIKRTKI
- the SPR28 gene encoding septin SPR28 (similar to Saccharomyces cerevisiae SPR28 (YDR218C); ancestral locus Anc_8.428), whose protein sequence is MTVIQNINYSNLNTGTLRLQKSAKKGARLCIMVLGDNGTGKSTFLNNLCNENIFPTVRQVNYLNTLNDLEIDEKKYEPITETIEIVEEENTKKITITLDVVLFPYAGYMVDNSMAPGLIKNYLDEQFYKFLKEEKRINRKKSLNDTRPHVCIYFLRATSRGLNEYDIKCMQEICNKVNIIPIISKADTLTEDELSLNKKLIMDDIKKNNINIFDFQDDSLEGTLIEIDKKEISITGEYIYPSTLINDLLPFAIICGNQIIKDENNNLIHIRKYPWGQVVIEDRSISEYVLFKGILLGSHLQDFKDTTINILYETYRTNKLLQEGTDGEFIENPELPLPILTKNSISGSQSLSRSASRPQSSRSRSHPRSEGNTDSYQGNATNDTETVKDLEEQNKLYQMRIEELEKKLKESAKLGI